In one Columba livia isolate bColLiv1 breed racing homer chromosome 23, bColLiv1.pat.W.v2, whole genome shotgun sequence genomic region, the following are encoded:
- the ETV4 gene encoding ETS translocation variant 4 isoform X2: MKGYLDQQVPFTFPQPPGQAVPCGGALLGVRKRPGEPGWPPVQDSEELFQDLSQFQETWLTEAQVPDSDEQFVPDFHSETPAFHSPARIKKEPQSPTLDPALSCSHKQPLQYHNGERCLYTSAYDQARQVGIKSPSPGTPTQSPLQQFPRQDRSFLTPAGPPHPTSSCGYLPKNSSAFQPPLEMCRSFPSSQGLAQEGSSAYQRTQYPPQGFKQEFHDPQYEQASGSCRYPAAVAVKQEQTDYVYDSDVPGCPSMYVNAESYPRHLNTEDALGCSYDKPMRSFADDVCVVPEKFEGDMKQEGGGYRDSPPYQRRGSLQLWQFLVALLDDPTNSHFIAWTGRGMEFKLIEPEEVARLWGIQKNRPAMNYDKLSRSLRYYYEKGIMQKVAGERYVYKFVCEPEALFSLAFPDHQRPPLKAEFDRQVSEEDTVPLFHLDDNAAYLPDLGGLPPQLYSKGYTY; this comes from the exons ATGAAGGGGTACCTGGACCAGCAGGTGCCGTTCACGTTCCCGCAG CCTCCGGGCCAGGCGGTTCCATGTGGCGGAGCTTTGCTGGGCGTTAGGAAGAGACCCGGAGAGCCGGGCTGGCCACCGGTGCAGGACTCGGAAG AGCTCTTCCAGGACTTGAGCCAGTTCCAGGAGACTTGGCTGACAGAAG CTCAGGTTCCAGACAGCGATGAGCAGTTTGTGCCCGACTTTCATTCAGAAACCC CAGCTTTTCACAGTCCCGCAAGGATCAAAAAGGAGCCGCAGAGTCCCACCTTGGACCCCGCGCTGTCCTGCAGCCACAAGCAGCCGCTCCAGTACCACAATGGCGAGCGGTGCCTCTACACCAG TGCCTATGATCAAGCCAGACAAGTGGGAATCAAGTCCCCCAGCCCCGGAACCCCGACACAGTCACCGCTCCAACAGTTCCCGAGACAGGACAGGAGCTTTCTGACCCCAGCGGGGCCACCCCACCCCACATCCAGCTGTGGGTACCTCCCCAAAAACAG CTCTGCGTTCCAGCCGCCCCTGGAGATGTGCcgctccttcccctcctcccaggGCCTGGCCCAGGAGGGCTCCAGCGCCTACCAGCGCACCCAGTACCCTCCGCAGGGCTTCAAGCAGGAGTTCCACGACCCGCAGTACGAGCAAGCGAGCGGCAGCTGTCGGTACCCAGCGGCTGTGGCGGTGAAGCAGGAGCAGACGGACTATGTGTATGACTCAG ATGTTCCTGGCTGCCCTTCCATGTATGTAAATGCTGAGAGTTATCCAAGGCATCTAAACACAGAAGATGCACTAG GCTGCAGCTATGACAAGCCCATGAGATCCTTTGCTGATGACGTCTGTGTCGTTCCAGAAAAATTTGAAG GAGACATGAAGCAGGAAGGCGGAGGGTACCGGGACAGCCCTCCGTACCAGAGACGGGGGTCTCTCCAGCTCTGGCAGTTTCTTGTGGCTTTACTGGATGATCCCACCAATTCCCACTTCATCGCCTGGACTGGCAGAGGGATGGAGTTCAAGCTTATTGAGCCAGAGGAG GTGGCCAGGCTGTGGGGGATCCAGAAGAACCGTCCGGCCATGAACTACGACAAGCTGAGCCGATCCCTTCGCTACTATTATGAGAAGGGCATCATGCAGAAG GTGGCCGGCGAGCGCTACGTGTACAAGTTTGTGTGTGAACCCGAAGCCTTGTTCTCTCTGGCCTTCCCCGACCACCAGCGGCCGCCGCTGAAGGCAGAGTTCGACCGGCAGGTCAGCGAGGAGGACACGGTGCCTCTTTTCCACCTGGATGACAATGCCGCTTACCTGCCGGACCTTGGCGGCCTCCCCCCACAGCTTTACAGCAAAGGCTACACGTACTAG
- the ETV4 gene encoding ETS translocation variant 4 isoform X3: MKGYLDQQVPFTFPQQPPGQAVPCGGALLGVRKRPGEPGWPPVQDSEELFQDLSQFQETWLTEAQVPDSDEQFVPDFHSETPFHSPARIKKEPQSPTLDPALSCSHKQPLQYHNGERCLYTSAYDQARQVGIKSPSPGTPTQSPLQQFPRQDRSFLTPAGPPHPTSSCGYLPKNSSAFQPPLEMCRSFPSSQGLAQEGSSAYQRTQYPPQGFKQEFHDPQYEQASGSCRYPAAVAVKQEQTDYVYDSDVPGCPSMYVNAESYPRHLNTEDALGCSYDKPMRSFADDVCVVPEKFEGDMKQEGGGYRDSPPYQRRGSLQLWQFLVALLDDPTNSHFIAWTGRGMEFKLIEPEEVARLWGIQKNRPAMNYDKLSRSLRYYYEKGIMQKVAGERYVYKFVCEPEALFSLAFPDHQRPPLKAEFDRQVSEEDTVPLFHLDDNAAYLPDLGGLPPQLYSKGYTY; encoded by the exons ATGAAGGGGTACCTGGACCAGCAGGTGCCGTTCACGTTCCCGCAG CAGCCTCCGGGCCAGGCGGTTCCATGTGGCGGAGCTTTGCTGGGCGTTAGGAAGAGACCCGGAGAGCCGGGCTGGCCACCGGTGCAGGACTCGGAAG AGCTCTTCCAGGACTTGAGCCAGTTCCAGGAGACTTGGCTGACAGAAG CTCAGGTTCCAGACAGCGATGAGCAGTTTGTGCCCGACTTTCATTCAGAAACCC CTTTTCACAGTCCCGCAAGGATCAAAAAGGAGCCGCAGAGTCCCACCTTGGACCCCGCGCTGTCCTGCAGCCACAAGCAGCCGCTCCAGTACCACAATGGCGAGCGGTGCCTCTACACCAG TGCCTATGATCAAGCCAGACAAGTGGGAATCAAGTCCCCCAGCCCCGGAACCCCGACACAGTCACCGCTCCAACAGTTCCCGAGACAGGACAGGAGCTTTCTGACCCCAGCGGGGCCACCCCACCCCACATCCAGCTGTGGGTACCTCCCCAAAAACAG CTCTGCGTTCCAGCCGCCCCTGGAGATGTGCcgctccttcccctcctcccaggGCCTGGCCCAGGAGGGCTCCAGCGCCTACCAGCGCACCCAGTACCCTCCGCAGGGCTTCAAGCAGGAGTTCCACGACCCGCAGTACGAGCAAGCGAGCGGCAGCTGTCGGTACCCAGCGGCTGTGGCGGTGAAGCAGGAGCAGACGGACTATGTGTATGACTCAG ATGTTCCTGGCTGCCCTTCCATGTATGTAAATGCTGAGAGTTATCCAAGGCATCTAAACACAGAAGATGCACTAG GCTGCAGCTATGACAAGCCCATGAGATCCTTTGCTGATGACGTCTGTGTCGTTCCAGAAAAATTTGAAG GAGACATGAAGCAGGAAGGCGGAGGGTACCGGGACAGCCCTCCGTACCAGAGACGGGGGTCTCTCCAGCTCTGGCAGTTTCTTGTGGCTTTACTGGATGATCCCACCAATTCCCACTTCATCGCCTGGACTGGCAGAGGGATGGAGTTCAAGCTTATTGAGCCAGAGGAG GTGGCCAGGCTGTGGGGGATCCAGAAGAACCGTCCGGCCATGAACTACGACAAGCTGAGCCGATCCCTTCGCTACTATTATGAGAAGGGCATCATGCAGAAG GTGGCCGGCGAGCGCTACGTGTACAAGTTTGTGTGTGAACCCGAAGCCTTGTTCTCTCTGGCCTTCCCCGACCACCAGCGGCCGCCGCTGAAGGCAGAGTTCGACCGGCAGGTCAGCGAGGAGGACACGGTGCCTCTTTTCCACCTGGATGACAATGCCGCTTACCTGCCGGACCTTGGCGGCCTCCCCCCACAGCTTTACAGCAAAGGCTACACGTACTAG
- the ETV4 gene encoding ETS translocation variant 4 isoform X1 — MKGYLDQQVPFTFPQQPPGQAVPCGGALLGVRKRPGEPGWPPVQDSEELFQDLSQFQETWLTEAQVPDSDEQFVPDFHSETPAFHSPARIKKEPQSPTLDPALSCSHKQPLQYHNGERCLYTSAYDQARQVGIKSPSPGTPTQSPLQQFPRQDRSFLTPAGPPHPTSSCGYLPKNSSAFQPPLEMCRSFPSSQGLAQEGSSAYQRTQYPPQGFKQEFHDPQYEQASGSCRYPAAVAVKQEQTDYVYDSDVPGCPSMYVNAESYPRHLNTEDALGCSYDKPMRSFADDVCVVPEKFEGDMKQEGGGYRDSPPYQRRGSLQLWQFLVALLDDPTNSHFIAWTGRGMEFKLIEPEEVARLWGIQKNRPAMNYDKLSRSLRYYYEKGIMQKVAGERYVYKFVCEPEALFSLAFPDHQRPPLKAEFDRQVSEEDTVPLFHLDDNAAYLPDLGGLPPQLYSKGYTY, encoded by the exons ATGAAGGGGTACCTGGACCAGCAGGTGCCGTTCACGTTCCCGCAG CAGCCTCCGGGCCAGGCGGTTCCATGTGGCGGAGCTTTGCTGGGCGTTAGGAAGAGACCCGGAGAGCCGGGCTGGCCACCGGTGCAGGACTCGGAAG AGCTCTTCCAGGACTTGAGCCAGTTCCAGGAGACTTGGCTGACAGAAG CTCAGGTTCCAGACAGCGATGAGCAGTTTGTGCCCGACTTTCATTCAGAAACCC CAGCTTTTCACAGTCCCGCAAGGATCAAAAAGGAGCCGCAGAGTCCCACCTTGGACCCCGCGCTGTCCTGCAGCCACAAGCAGCCGCTCCAGTACCACAATGGCGAGCGGTGCCTCTACACCAG TGCCTATGATCAAGCCAGACAAGTGGGAATCAAGTCCCCCAGCCCCGGAACCCCGACACAGTCACCGCTCCAACAGTTCCCGAGACAGGACAGGAGCTTTCTGACCCCAGCGGGGCCACCCCACCCCACATCCAGCTGTGGGTACCTCCCCAAAAACAG CTCTGCGTTCCAGCCGCCCCTGGAGATGTGCcgctccttcccctcctcccaggGCCTGGCCCAGGAGGGCTCCAGCGCCTACCAGCGCACCCAGTACCCTCCGCAGGGCTTCAAGCAGGAGTTCCACGACCCGCAGTACGAGCAAGCGAGCGGCAGCTGTCGGTACCCAGCGGCTGTGGCGGTGAAGCAGGAGCAGACGGACTATGTGTATGACTCAG ATGTTCCTGGCTGCCCTTCCATGTATGTAAATGCTGAGAGTTATCCAAGGCATCTAAACACAGAAGATGCACTAG GCTGCAGCTATGACAAGCCCATGAGATCCTTTGCTGATGACGTCTGTGTCGTTCCAGAAAAATTTGAAG GAGACATGAAGCAGGAAGGCGGAGGGTACCGGGACAGCCCTCCGTACCAGAGACGGGGGTCTCTCCAGCTCTGGCAGTTTCTTGTGGCTTTACTGGATGATCCCACCAATTCCCACTTCATCGCCTGGACTGGCAGAGGGATGGAGTTCAAGCTTATTGAGCCAGAGGAG GTGGCCAGGCTGTGGGGGATCCAGAAGAACCGTCCGGCCATGAACTACGACAAGCTGAGCCGATCCCTTCGCTACTATTATGAGAAGGGCATCATGCAGAAG GTGGCCGGCGAGCGCTACGTGTACAAGTTTGTGTGTGAACCCGAAGCCTTGTTCTCTCTGGCCTTCCCCGACCACCAGCGGCCGCCGCTGAAGGCAGAGTTCGACCGGCAGGTCAGCGAGGAGGACACGGTGCCTCTTTTCCACCTGGATGACAATGCCGCTTACCTGCCGGACCTTGGCGGCCTCCCCCCACAGCTTTACAGCAAAGGCTACACGTACTAG